One genomic window of Hippocampus zosterae strain Florida chromosome 12, ASM2543408v3, whole genome shotgun sequence includes the following:
- the septin10 gene encoding septin 10: protein MASSDVALQPDKGLRPLSLAGHVGFDSLPDQLVNKSTDQGFCFNILCIGETGIGKSTLMDTLFSTNFENFESSHFEPEVQLRAQTYDLQESNVRLRLTVVNTVGFGDQMNKQESYQPVVDYIDKQFESYLQEELKIRRSLFNYHDSRVHACLYFISPSGHSLKSLDLVTMKKLDSKVNIIPVIAKADTISKSELHKFKIKIMSELVSNGVQIYQFPLDDEAVAKVNTAMNGHLPFAVVGSTEEVAVANKMVKARQYPWGVVQVENESHCDFVKLREMLICVNMEDLREQTHTRHYELYRRCKLEEMGFKDTDPECKPVSLQQTYEAKRQEFLVELQRREDEMRQMFVQRVKEKEAELKDAERELQSRFEQLKRLHAEEKSALEEKRRLLEEDQSSFGKRRAAAQLLQAQSLTANGKKDKDRKNSGFM, encoded by the exons ATGGCTTCTTCCGATGTTGCGCTGCAACCG gATAAGGGACTCCGGCCTCTCTCTCTGGCAGGCCACGTTGGTTTTGACAGCCTCCCAGACCAGTTGGTCAACAAGTCCACCGACCAGGGATTCTGCTTCAACATCCTCTGCATCG GTGAAACTGGAATTGGCAAGTCCACCCTGATGGACACTCTGTTCAGCACCAACTTTGAAAACTTTGAGTCGTCTCACTTTGAACCTGAGGTGCAGCTGCGGGCTCAAACCTACGACTTGCAGGAGAGTAACGTGCGACTGCGCCTCACCGTGGTTAACACGGTGGGATTCGGAGACCAAATGAACAAACAGGAGAG CTATCAGCCGGTGGTGGACTATATCGACAAGCAGTTTGAGAGTTACCTGCAGGAGGAACTCAAAATCAGGCGCTCCCTTTTCAACTACCACGACTCGCGGGTCCACGCCTGTCTGTATTTCATCTCCCCCTCGGGCCACTCCCTCAAGTCCCTGGACCTGGTTACCATGAAGAAACTGGACAGCAAG GTGAACATCATCCCCGTCATCGCCAAAGCGGACACGATCAGTAAGAGCGAGCTGCACAAGTTCAAGATCAAAATCATGAGCGAGTTGGTGAGCAACGGCGTTCAGATCTACCAGTTCCCCTTGGACGACGAGGCCGTCGCCAAGGTCAACACGGCCATGAAC GGCCATCTGCCTTTTGCCGTGGTGGGCAGCACGGAAGAAGTGGCCGTGGCCAACAAGATGGTGAAGGCTCGTCAGTACCCCTGGGGGGTCGTCCAAG TGGAGAACGAGAGCCACTGCGACTTTGTGAAGCTTCGGGAGATGCTGATCTGCGTCAACATGGAGGACCTGAGGGAGCAGACGCACACGCGCCACTACGAGCTGTACCGACGCTGCAAGCTGGAGGAGATGGGCTTCAAGGACACCGACCCCGAGTGCAAGCCCGTCAG tcTGCAGCAGACCTACGAAGCCAAGCGTCAGGAGTTCCTGGTGGAGctgcagaggagagaggacgAGATGAGGCAGATGTTTGTGCAGAGGGTCAAGGAGAAGGAGGCGGAGCTTAAGGATGCAGAGAGAGAG TTGCAAAGCCGCTTCGAGCAGCTGAAGCGCCTCCACGCCGAGGAGAAGTCGGccctggaggagaagcggcgccTCCTGGAGGAAGACCAGAGCTCCTTCGGCAAGAGGCGCGCCGCCGCTCAGCTGCTCCAGGCCCAAAGCCTCACCGCCAATGGCAAGAAGGACAAAGATCGCAAAAA TTCTGGCTTCATGTGA
- the sowahca gene encoding ankyrin repeat domain-containing protein SOWAHC codes for MKMMASPCTVQAVQEFLMGRGGRVQQMELIDHFATTWGGASDPLKEEEALKRVVDKLGVVEVESGVKYVCLNEVNSARSVTRVDGDGHEHATEFNGDVRETANDNNLVSGNPDNKQRTGASSPPSCNMDDVKQPDPTQSNKIDTTSVGSGQVKLRERRRRESAPVIGVPELDHPAISQSQVVRGARRVSKGSQRALLTSCLSEDSTIEGLEHSLDVNTPKGSRRNFIELMMNCSPQVRRSLIHRGPRLRDSMRSDGDSTSLLSSVTDEDCPSVTLDPMEHEWMLCASDGLWESLQPLLAVEAGLVAKKDFVTGFTCLHWAAKQGKAELLSQLLKFAKDNSVAVNVNVKSGAGYTPLHLAAMHGHTQVMRVLLSDWEADPDVRDYSGRRALQYLPAPLPANLRDQGLVTSPRAESDNEHANVSGGGQRGWRFPKVLQGNLNPLRLLNQSAGASDEALGNGKTKGGMFRKSSLSRLNARLHRGRHRAQIIHSASFRDTGEVGRGDELPSTPQRTRPLSNLFG; via the exons ATGAAAATGATGGCGTCCCCGTGCACGGTTCAGGCCGTACAGGAGTTCCTAATGGGGAGAGGAGGGCGAGTCCAACAGATGGAGCTGATCGATCACTTCGCGACGACCTGGGGTGGCGCAAGTGACCcgttgaaggaggaggaggctttGAAACGCGTCGTGGACAAACTCGGTGTCGTGGAAGTGGAAAGCGGCGTGAAATATGTGTGTTTGAATGAGGTTAATAGCGCGCGCTCTGTGACGCGCGTGGACGGGGACGGCCACGAGCACGCAACCGAGTTCAACGGCGACGTCCGCGAAACTGCAAACGACAACAATCTCGTCAGCGGCAACCCTGACAACAAACAGCGAACAG GTGCTTCTAGTCCACCTTCGTGCAATATGGATGATGTCAAGCAGCCGGACCCCACCCAGTCCAACAAGATCGACACCACTTCTGTGGGAAGTGGGCAGGTCAAGCTAAGGGAGAGGAGACGGCGCGAGTCGGCTCCGGTGATCGGGGTGCCGGAACTGGACCACCCCGCCATCTCCCAAAGCCAGGTAGTCCGAGGGGCCCGCAGGGTTTCCAAAGGGTCCCAGCGGGCGTTGCTGACAAGCTGCCTGTCTGAGGACAGCACCATTGAAGGCCTGGAGCACAGTCTTGATGTGAACACACCCAAAGGGAGCCGGAGGAACTTCATCGAGCTGATGATGAATTGTTCTCCACAG GTCCGGCGGTCTCTCATTCATCGAGGTCCGCGCCTTCGAGACTCGATGAGAAGCGACGGCGATTCGACTTCTCTCCTCTCCTCCGTCACCGACGAGGACTGCCCGTCTGTGACCCTTGACCCGATGGAGCACGAGTGGATGCTGTGCGCCTCGGACGGCCTGTGGGAGAGCCTGCAGCCCCTCCTGGCCGTGGAGGCCGGCCTGGTAGCCAAGAAAGACTTTGTCACCGGCTTCACGTGCCTCCACTGGGCCGCCAAGCAGGGCAAAGCCGAGCTGCTCTCCCAGTTGCTGAAGTTTGCCAAGGACAACAGCGTGGCCGTGAACGTCAACGTAAAGTCCGGCGCTGGGTATACACCGCTGCACCTGGCAGCCATGCATGGACACACTCAG GTGATGCGTGTGCTGCTCTCCGACTGGGAGGCGGACCCTGATGTGAGGGATTACAGCGGCCGGCGAGCCCTCCAGTACCTCCCCGCGCCGCTGCCTGCGAACCTGCGGGACCAAGGACTTGTCACCTCGCCGAGGGCGGAGTCCGACAACGAACACGCGAACGTCAGCGGCGGGGGCCAACGAGGCTGGAGGTTCCCCAAAGTGCTCCAGGGAAACCTGAACCCGCTGCGCCTCCTCAACCAGTCAGCGGGAGCCTCCGATGAGGCGCTCGGGAATGGGAAGACCAAGGGGGGCATGTTCCGGAAGTCATCTCTGAGCAGGCTGAACGCTCGGCTACATCGAGGGCGACACAGGGCGCAGATTATACATAGCGCCTCCTTTAGGGACACGGGGGAAGTGGGGAGAGGAGACGAGCTTCCCAGCACCCCGCAGCGAACACGGCCGCTCTCCAACCTGTTTGGATGA
- the akap17a gene encoding A-kinase anchor protein 17A, with translation MTTIVHDTTEAVCLSAEYNMYLKPIAKMTISVTLPQLKLPGKSISNWEVMERVKAMVVPDQFSALRVSKSTMDFIRFEGEVENKTVVKSLLSRLDGKSIKLSGFTDVLKVRAVENKVDFPTRHDWDSFFRDAKDMNETLPGERPDTIHLEGLPCRWFSQKQSGFPDRPCEEALIAVFEAFGKVRNVDIPMLDPYREEMLDKNFNTFSFGGHLNFEAYVQYHEYCGFTKAMDTMRGMKLMLKGDDGKAVACNIKVTFDTTKHLGESAVKKRNLERLKLQELEKQREDQKRREKEEEERRKEQERKQKEQEEEERERKKEEKQRKREQKLQEREERRNMKRMRKQQEEEQKKLQMKIAMEERRLLLAQRNLESIRLIAELLARAKAVKQQQQEKERAEREEHEKREKARQEEERVRREQQEACRRKQQEELLKVELEKERALDLQRREKELREKLLSNMLKNTGEKEQVNSGGSKEAPDPGREDASLLALGQVNGLKAAEGKEKPVSTPSEMSGKGKGTKVSKVADDVKKTKEERRKEEARSQYSKERDRSSRRLHSSTSRRRRSRSRTSSHRRTSRRSDSPRRKRRHSHSHWSRSTSSSRDRSRSSGGRSYSRGRSRRHSHRRYSRDNSRSISRDRGRHDRGHRRRSSSQDRSHSRR, from the exons ATGACCACCATCGTCCATGACACCACAGAGGCGGTGTGCCTCTCTGCCGAGTACAACATGTACTTGAAGCCCATCGCCAAAATGACCATCAGCGTGACACTTCCACAGCTCAAGCTGCCGGGAAAGAGCATCTCCAACTGGGAGGTAATGGAGAGAGTAAAGGCCATGGTGGTGCCCGACCAGTTCTCAGCCCTGCGGGTCTCCAAGAGCACCATGGACTTCATTCGTTTTGAGGGAGAAGTGGAGAACAAAACGGTTGTTAAGAGTCTGTTGAGTCGCCTGGATGGGAAGAGCATCAAACTTAGTGGATTTACTGATGTACTGAAA GTTCGTGCCGTGGAGAACAAAGTGGACTTCCCAACAAGACACGACTGGGACTCTTTCTTTCGAGATGCCAAAGACATGAATGAAACTCTTCCGGGTGAGCGACCGGACACGATTCACTTGGAAGGTCTGCCCTGCCGCTGGTTCAGTCAGAAACAAAGCGGTTTTCCCGATCGTCCGTGTGAGGAGGCTCTCATCGCTGTCTTTGAGGCCTTTGGCAAG GTGCGCAACGTGGACATCCCGATGCTGGATCCGTATCGGGAGGAGATGCTGGACAAAAACTTTAATACTTTTAGTTTCGGGGGCCATCTGAACTTTGAGGCTTATGTGCAGTATCACGAATACTGCGGCTTCACCAAGGCCATGGACACGATGCGCGGCATGAAGTTGATGCTGAAAGGAGATGATGGAAAGGCAGTGGCCTGCAACATCAAG GTGACGTTTGACACCACAAAGCATCTCGGCGAGTCAGCTGTGAAGAAGCGAAACCTGGAGAGGCTCAAGCTGCAGGAGTTAGAGAAGCAACGAGAGGACCAGAAGCGGcgggagaaagaagaagaagagcgacGTAAAGAGCAGGAGCG GAAACAGAAGgagcaggaagaagaggagcggGAGCGAAagaaggaggagaagcagcGCAAGCGTGAGCAGAAGCTGCAggagagagaagagaggaggaacatgaagaggatgaggaagcagcaggaggaggagcagaaGAAGCTTCAGATGAAGATCGCCATGGAGGAAAGGAGGCTTCTATTGGCCCAGCGCAACCTGGAATCAATCCGCCTCATCGCTGAGCTGCTGGCCAGAGCCAAG GCggtcaagcagcagcagcaggagaagGAACGCGCCGAACGCGAGGAGCACGAAAAGCGGGAGAAGGCTCggcaggaggaggagcgggTCCGTCGCGAGCAGCAGGAGGCGTGCCGGCGCAAGCAGCAGGAGGAGCTCCTCAAGGTGGAGCTGGAGAAGGAACGGGCCTTGGACCTCCAACGGCGGGAGAAGGAACTGAGGGAGAAGCTGCTCTCCAACATGCTGAAGAACACCGGCGAGAAGGAGCAGGTGAACTCTGGAGGGAGCAAAGAGGCCCCAGATCCTGGCAGGGAAGATGCATCTCTGCTGGCCCTGGGTCAGGTAAACGGATTGAAGGCAGCAGAGGGCAAAGAGAAACCAGTCTCCACACCTTccgaaatgtcaggaaaaggcaAAGGGACAAAGGTGAGCAAGGTGGCTGATGATGTGAAGAAGACgaaggaggagaggaggaaagAGGAGGCGAGGAGCCAGTACAGCAAGGAGCGTGACCGCAGCTCCAGGAGGCTCCATTCCAGCACCagcaggaggagaaggagcaggAGCAGGACCAGCAGCCACCGCAGGACCTCCAGGAGGAGCGACAGCCCGCGCCGCAAGAGGAGGCACAGCCACAGCCACTGGAGCAGAAGCACAAGCTCCAGCCGGGACCGGAGCAGGAGCAGCGGAGGGAGGAGCTACAGCAGGGGAAGGAGCCGCAGGCACAGTCACCGTCGATACAGCAGAGACAACTCCAGGAGCATCAGCCGGGACAGAGGTCGCCACGACCGAGGACACAGGCGGCGCAGCTCCAGTCAAGACAGGAGTCACTCCAGAAGATGA
- the asmt gene encoding acetylserotonin O-methyltransferase → MAGRHVMDSPEASSPAAGRYPRKILEYMEGFLVSKTLFTACELGVFDVLLGAGRPLSADDVSQAVGASLDGTQRLLAACCGLQLLETHQQNGRVSYSNTEETSLYLTRSGPMTLYHSIQYSSRTIYLCWHYLTDAVREGRNQYEKAFGVSSKDLFQALYRSDEEMVKFMQLMNSIWNICGRDVLTAFDLSPFKVICDLGGCSGALARQCTSAYPECAVTIFDLPKVVQTSREHFVKEADHKISFIEGDFFKDPLLEADLYILARILHDWTDERCVELLCRVHRACKPGGAVLLVEALLYEDGSGPLTAQLYSLNMLVQTEGRERTGAQYSILLAAAGFTDIQYRLTGKIYDAVLGFKENSSWSGGRFPPAGAPVPRFFIKPRLVFKNSDFRYPSSDYRPCLLLCFKCDFLDLSNTIYSRSRLWIHDC, encoded by the exons ATGGCAGGTCGGCATGTGATGGACTCACCTGAGGCTTCTTCGCCTGCTGCTGGAAGATATCCCAGGAAGATACTGGAGTACATGGAAGGCTTCCTTGTCTCCAAG ACTTTGTTCACGGCCTGCGAGCTGGGCGTGTTCGACGTGTTGTTGGGAGCAGGACGCCCTCTGTCTGCTGACGACGTCAGCCAGGCGGTCGGGGCCAGTCTGGATGGCACCCAGAGGCTCCTGGCGGCCTGTTGTGGCCTTCAGCTGCTTGAGACACACCAGCAAAATGGACGAG TCTCTTACAGTAACACAGAGGAGACCAGCCTCTACCTGACCCGCTCTGGTCCTATGACGCTCTACCACTCCATCCAGTACAGTTCCAGAACAATCTACCTTTGCTGGCACTACTTGACTGATGCTGTCAG GGAGGGGAGGAATCAATATGAGAAAGCCTTTGGCGTCAGCTCCAAAGACTTGTTTCAGGCTCTCTACAG GTCTGACGAGGAGATGGTGAAATTCATGCAGCTCATGAATTCCATATGGAACATCTGTGGTCGGGATGTGCTCACGGCCTTCGACCTTTCGCCTTTCAAGGTCATATGTGACCTCGGAG GCTGCAGCGGAGCATTAGCCAGGCAGTGCACGTCGGCCTACCCGGAGTGCGCAGTGACGATCTTTGACCTCCCCAAGGTGGTGCAGACGTCCAGGGAACATTTTGTCAAGGAGGCTGACCACAAGATAAGCTTCATTGAAG GGGACTTCTTCAAAGACCCCTTGCTAGAGGCGGACCTTTACATCCTCGCCAGGATTCTCCACGACTGGACAGACGAACGTTGCGTAGAATTGCTCTGTCGAGTCCACAGAGCCTGCAAACCAG GAGGCGCTGTATTGTTGGTGGAGGCCTTGCTTTACGAGGACGGCTCCGGCCCACTCACGGCGCAGCTCTATTCCCTGAACATGCTGGTGCAGACGGAGGGCCGAGAAAGAACGGGGGCCCAGTACAGCATCCTGCTGGCTGCCGCTGGGTTCACTGACATCCAGTACCGTCTCACGGGCAAAATCTATGATGCGGTTTTGGGCTTTAAAGAAAA ctccagctggagtggagggcgtttccctccagccgGTGCACCTGTGCCTCGTTTCTTCATCAAGCCTCGCCTTGTGTTTAAGAATTCTGATTTTCGCTACCCCTCGTCGGATTATCGACCCTGCTTGCTGTTGTGCTTCAAGTGTgattttctagacctctcgaATACCATTTATAGTCGCTCTCGTTTATGGATCCAtgattgttga